The DNA segment CCACCTGCGTGCTGCCGCTCGCGTTCGGACTTGTGCCCGAGGGCCATGAAGACAAGGTCTTCCAGCGGCTTGTTGACAAGATCGAGAATGAGACCAAAGGCCACATCGGCACCGGCCTCATCGGTGGCCAATGGCTTAGCCGCGTGCTGTCTGACCACGGGCGGCCGGATCTCGTCTACACCATGGCCACGCAGACGGACTACCCGAGTTGGGGCTACATGGTCAGCAAGGGCGCGACGACCATTTGGGAACTGTGGAACGGCGACACGGCGGATCCGGCGATGAACTCGCACAACCACGTCATGCTCGTCGGCGACCTCAACATCTGGTTCCACGAATACCTCGCGGGCATCCGGCCCGACCAACCAGGCTTCAAGCATTTGAGCATGAAGCCGGTGCCGGCCGGCGACCTGACGCACGTGCAGGCGTCGCGTCTCACGCCGTACGGCACGGTCTTCAGCGAATGGAACGTGGAAGGCGAGGCGTTCTCGTGGAAGTTCACGGTGCCGGAGAACACGTCCGCGACGGTCCATGTGCCTGCGAAAGATGCCGGGGCGGTCACCGAGGGCGGCAAGCCCGCTTCCGAGGCCGAGGGCGTGCAGTTCCTGCGTATGAATGATAATTCCGCGGTCTATGAAGTGCAGGCCGGGCGCTATGAGTTTGTTTCTCCCGCGTTTGTGCGTCCGGGCGGCAAACCGTAAATCGTGGAGGCCGGCGGATGGACCGAAGGCGCTTCCTGCAGAGCATGTCCGCGTTCGGCGCGGCGGTGGGATTGCAGCAGCTTGCCGCCGCGCAAGACGGCGCCGGACCGGTCCGCACCGCGCCCGCGCCCGCGCCCCTGTTTGTAGACCCCGTGTACGACGGCGCGGCCGACCCCGCCATCATCTGGAACGCGGAACGGAAGGAGTGGTGGATCTTCTACACGCAACGGCGCGCGAATCAGCAAGACGAGCCCGGCGTGCGCTGGTGCCACGGCACGGACATCGGCATTGCGGTCTCGTCCGGCGATGGGTTCCCCTGGAGATACAAGGGCATCGCGGAAGGACTCGACTTCGAGGACGGCCGCAACACGTTCTGGGCGCCCGAAGTCATCCGGCACGAAGACGCGTATCACATGTACGTGAGCTACATCCGCGGTCTGCACGACGACTGGTCCGGCGACCGGCATATCGTCCACTACACGAGCGGCGACCTGTTGCACTGGCGGCGAGAGAGCACGCTGGCGCTGTCCAGCGCGCGCGTAATCGACCCGTGCGTCTACCGGCTGCCCGACGGCCGCTGGCGCATGTGGTACAAGGACGAAGCGGCGGGTTCGCACATCTACAGCGCCGGAAGCACAGA comes from the Candidatus Hydrogenedentota bacterium genome and includes:
- a CDS encoding family 43 glycosylhydrolase; protein product: MSAFGAAVGLQQLAAAQDGAGPVRTAPAPAPLFVDPVYDGAADPAIIWNAERKEWWIFYTQRRANQQDEPGVRWCHGTDIGIAVSSGDGFPWRYKGIAEGLDFEDGRNTFWAPEVIRHEDAYHMYVSYIRGLHDDWSGDRHIVHYTSGDLLHWRRESTLALSSARVIDPCVYRLPDGRWRMWYKDEAAGSHIYSAGSTDLFVWRDTGPVIADRGGEAPNVFQLGGAYWMLTDSGGLNLYRSEDLNRWTYVGPFLQAPGARPCDGAVAQHPDALEQGDHAYLVYFVHPFGARHTEPGKHRSVLQIARLCVADGQLIAERDEPFRLELIPPA